One Huiozyma naganishii CBS 8797 chromosome 5, complete genome DNA segment encodes these proteins:
- the TEM1 gene encoding Ras family GTPase TEM1 (similar to Saccharomyces cerevisiae TEM1 (YML064C); ancestral locus Anc_4.326): MANVRSRHSSIPGIKNQIDVQVGLVGDAQVGKTSLMVKYVQNIFDEEYTQTLGVNFLKRKVNLRSTDIIFSIMDLGGQKEFINMLPLAAVGSSVIIFMFDLTRPKTLQSIKDWFRQAHGLNDSAVPILVGTKYDLSIETDERVPGNISCTAMRYAQVMNAPIVFCSTAKSIHIQKIFKIALAKIFNLTLTVPEIESIGDPLLIYRDFGNNVKRQSKSSPKRTGSMERTPVSSQQ, encoded by the coding sequence ATGGCCAATGTCCGCTCTCGTCATAGCTCAATCCCTGGGATCAAAAACCAAATAGACGTCCAGGTGGGTCTCGTTGGAGACGCACAAGTCGGGAAGACGTCGCTCATGGTCAAGTACGTGCAAAACATATTTGACGAGGAGTACACGCAGACTTTGGGGgtcaattttttgaagaggaaagtcAACTTACGATCCACAGACATTATATTTTCCATCATGGATCTAGGAGGGCAGAAAGAGTTTATAAACATGTTACCTCTGGCAGCCGTGGGATCCTCTGTAATCATATTTATGTTTGACCTTACAAGGCCCAAGACTTTACAGTCGATCAAGGATTGGTTCAGACAGGCACACGGGTTAAACGACTCCGCAGTACCGATCCTTGTCGGCACGAAATACGACTTATCCATCGAAACAGACGAACGAGTACCAGGAAACATATCATGCACCGCTATGAGATACGCTCAGGTGATGAACGCCCCCATCGTATTTTGCTCAACGGCAAAATCCATCCACATacagaaaatattcaaaatcGCCTTGGCAAAGATATTCAACCTAACATTGACGGTCCCCGAGATAGAAAGCATTGGCGACCCCTTACTTATATATAGGGATTTTGGAAACAACGTGAAGAGACAGAGTAAGTCTTCACCGAAAAGGACTGGCTCCATGGAGCGAACACCAGTCTCCTCGCAACAGTAA
- the ORC1 gene encoding origin recognition complex subunit 1 (similar to Saccharomyces cerevisiae SIR3 (YLR442C) and ORC1 (YML065W); ancestral locus Anc_4.327), with protein MARTPKDLIDWELLLSDRSGTLLPVDQVRSSRRGGDGTVALKRISDGVTITKGDIVKVFNKKQAGESAPNDFSFHMISDIRLFNPSSYIEMWTYKFLQWFEVNPREYYKSTKPDVIEPDKDVQFYENMFANECNKEELYLTVKIVEIKISDILEKITFNEASQGVDGYHVRYLCEHSGQNFVPIEINLELQSVKEQTQKEANAHLTQILWPPKHEKYGLTGKTRTRQGQQSSSSETDKPFSSLNSALASDSSSSDEFREDESDEDGNMLDNQSDEDIDDEDDVRDDDDDAYFSAEEIFQTSNKRGRPKKTITDGQPPKKRGRKAGPNSTYGQIFIKKFTKKNVSRSKKKYTAFSKRFKSVSSIPNLKKMPGFYNQSNEEVFKELESKLDINQTHKVVETIFSKVKKQLYSSHGKEMIIKSKNFGEMLPARENEFASIYLTVYSAIESDSASTVYIGGTPGVGKTLTVREVIKELQNSVNHEELSPFIYVEINGLKIVKPTDSYEVLWNKISGERLTWGASMDSLEFYFQKVPKGKKRTIVVLLDELDALITKGQDIMYNFFNWTTYENAKLIVIAVANTMDLPERQLGNKVSSRIGFTRIMFTGYTHEELRNIIDFRLKGLNDSYFYVDPQTGSASMLQENEAAPAGMKKVQLKMSGDAIEIASRKVASVSGDARRALKVCKRAAEIAEEYYMAKHGYGYDGKAFKNSIDTEDEAEEECEKYKDSDEIQTVHIKHIMKALNETINSNLMMFIQRSSFTMKLFLYSLLNLIKKTGLQEQPLGDVVDEIKLLIEVNGTNKFITNISDALFGRDITSKSEQLRMVSWNCVINQLIDAGILIKQNTKNERISCVKINMSIEDIKHAVYQDEVFKVL; from the coding sequence ATGGCCAGAACACCGAAGGATCTTATAGATTGGGAGCTACTGCTATCTGATAGGTCCGGAACCTTGCTACCGGTTGACCAGGTGCGATCCAGCCGCAGAGGCGGTGATGGGACTGTTGCCCTAAAGCGCATCAGCGACGGTGTTACAATCACTAAAGGCGATATTGTAAAGGTCTTCAATAAGAAACAAGCAGGAGAGAGTGCTCCCAATGATTTTTCCTTCCATATGATAAGCGATATTAGGTTGTTCAATCCGAGTTCGTACATCGAAATGTGGACATATAAATTTTTACAGTGGTTTGAAGTGAACCCCAGAGAATATTACAAGTCTACCAAACCAGATGTTATAGAACCTGACAAGGATGTTCAGTTCTACGAAAATATGTTTGCAAATGAGTGTAATAAGGAGGAACTCTATCTCACGGTAAAAATTGTTGAGATAAAGATCTCCGATATATTAGAAAAAATTACCTTCAATGAAGCATCGCAAGGTGTAGATGGATACCACGTTCGTTACCTCTGTGAGCACAGCGGTCAGAATTTTGTCCCGATTGAAATAAACTTGGAACTACAAAGTGTAAAGGAGCAGACGCAGAAAGAGGCTAACGCACATTTAACGCAAATATTGTGGCCACCAAAACATGAAAAATACGGACTAACTGGTAAAACTAGAACTAGACAAGGGCAGCAGAGCTCATCAAGTGAGACCGATAAGCCATTTTCATCTTTAAACTCAGCATTAGCTTCGGATAGCTCGTCCTCCGATGAGTTCAGAGAGGATGAAAGCGACGAAGACGGCAATATGCTAGATAACCAGAGtgatgaagatattgatgacgaagatgacGTTAGggatgacgacgatgatgcTTATTTTAGTGCGGAGGAGATTTTCCAAACAAGTAATAAAAGGGGTCGTCCTAAAAAGACGATAACTGATGGCCAGCCGccgaaaaaaagaggtaGAAAAGCAGGTCCTAATTCTACATATGGGCAAATTTttatcaagaagttcacCAAGAAGAATGTTTCTAGatccaaaaaaaagtatacaGCTTTTTCGAAGCGTTTTAAATCTGTCAGCTCAATTCCAAATTTAAAGAAGATGCCGGGGTTCTACAATCAATCCAACGAAGAAgtcttcaaagaactggaaTCTAAATTAGATATTAACCAGACACACAAAGTAGTCGAAAccattttttccaaagtgaagaaacaactgtACTCCTCTCATGGTAAGGAAATGATTATCAAATCCAAaaactttggagaaatGCTACCCGCAAGAGAGAATGAGTTTGCGTCCATTTACTTGACTGTTTACAGTGCAATTGAATCAGATTCGGCAAGCACTGTATATATTGGAGGTACCCCTGGTGTTGGGAAAACTTTAACGGTACGTGAAGTTATAAAAGAGTTGCAAAACTCGGTAAACCATGAAGAACTGTCTCCCTTCATCTACGTTGAGATTAATGGGTTGAAAATTGTTAAACCGACTGATAGTTATGAAGTACTCTGGAACAAAATTTCAGGAGAGAGACTGACATGGGGTGCATCGATGGACTCTCTAGAGTTTTATTTCCAGAAAGTACCCAAGGGGAAGAAACGGACAATAGTGGTCCTATTAGATGAATTGGATGCGTTGATTACAAAGGGACAAGATATCATGTacaactttttcaattggACCACGTACGAGAACGCAAAATTGATAGTGATAGCTGTGGCGAACACAATGGATTTACCGGAACGCCAACTAGGTAacaaagtttcttcaagaattggATTTACGAGAATTATGTTTACTGGGTACACTCACGAAGAATTGAGGAACATTATAGATTTCCGCTTAAAGGGTTTGAATGATTCTTATTTCTATGTAGACCCGCAAACGGGGAGTGCATCCATGCTCCAAGAAAACGAGGCGGCCCCTGCTGGTATGAAAAAAGTTCAATTGAAGATGAGTGGGGACGCGATCGAAATTGCTTCCAGAAAAGTGGCCAGTGTTAGTGGTGATGCAAGGAGAGCATTGAAGGTGTGTAAGCGAGCTGCCGAGATTGCAGAGGAATATTATATGGCCAAGCATGGCTATGGGTACGACGGTAAAGCTTTTAAGAACAGTATTGACACAGAGGATGAGGCTGAAGAAGAGTGCGAAAAGTACAAGGATTCAGATGAAATTCAAACTGTTCATATTAAACACATCATGAAGGCGCTGAATGAAACCATCAACTCCAATTTGATGATGTTTATACAAAGATCGTCCTTTACGATGAAGCTGTTCCTTTATTCATTATTAAACttgatcaagaagacgGGACTACAAGAGCAGCCTCTAGGAGACGTAGTGGACGAAATTAAACTGTTGATCGAGGTGAACGGCACCAATAAATTCATTACCAATATATCAGATGCCCTATTTGGGAGGGACATAACTAGCAAAAGTGAGCAACTTCGTATGGTTTCTTGGAATTGTGTCATAAACCAGTTGATAGATGCTGGGATTTTAATCAAACAGAACACGAAAAACGAAAGAATTAGCTGTGTGAAGATCAACATGTCCATTGAGGACATAAAGCACGCGGTGTATCAAGATGAAGTGTTCAAGGTGTTATAG
- the SMA2 gene encoding Sma2p (similar to Saccharomyces cerevisiae SMA2 (YML066C); ancestral locus Anc_4.329) has product MVPFKNTICWLIIICGFLTQLLLYIPSFTCTNDKALPICMPQFSFEVVKDSRLSSGLTLGFREFLGALSYFAYNMGWSSSHSKENDKIYEWEELIDTFDPGNRYYANYGGFCKYNGSRKVACFSNNGYGPNVFAILAQDFGIQLGNLSLSNSNSSLTFGSQFTYSFMSIVKHLKRYISTHWFDDSVISSLVPMYKKIQEDLLHFNNVIIIIAWFLKFNKIVFIVFLLEFVASIACTLWFLCSFGVIKICRYKGAYANPGSVYIIIIFMAFTTASFILSICLQGTLGILNQDPNNFQNDKFTLIQAKVGSGFIITCVRYAMQVSVVIITAALLCLNIPKRKKKKRQASDEISEYEEANGKMFDTTLPPVEFTVDEEGNDTFGV; this is encoded by the coding sequence ATGGTACCATTCAAAAATACCATTTGCTGGCTGATTATAATATGTGGATTTTTGACACAATTACTGCTTTATATACCAAGTTTTACATGCACTAATGATAAAGCACTTCCAATTTGCATGCCACAATTTTCTTTCGAAGTTGTGAAGGATTCTAGACTTTCTTCTGGGTTAACTCTGGGGTTCAGAGAGTTTTTAGGAGCTCTGTCGTATTTCGCCTATAACATGGGTTGGAGCAGTAGCCACTCTAAAGAAAATGATAAAATATATGAGTGGGAAGAACTGATAGACACATTCGACCCTGGGAACAGATACTATGCCAATTATGGAGGTTTTTGTAAGTATAACGGCAGTCGGAAAGTAGCCTGTTTCTCGAATAATGGTTATGGACCTAATGTTTTCGCGATTCTGGCTCAGGATTTTGGTATCCAGTTGGGCAACTTATCGTTGTCAAATTCCAACAGTTCCTTGACATTTGGAAGTCAGTTTACTTACTCGTTTATGTCTATTGTTAAACACTTGAAACGCTACATTAGCACGCATTGGTTTGACGATAGCGTTATTAGCAGCTTAGTGCCAAtgtacaaaaaaatacaagaaGATTTACTCCACTTCAATAATGTTATAATCATAATTGCATGGTTCTTGAAATTTAACAAAATAGTCTTCATTGTTTTCCTGTTAGAATTTGTAGCGAGCATTGCTTGTACACTCTGGTTTCTCTGCTCTTTTGGCGTCATTAAAATATGTCGTTATAAAGGGGCATATGCAAATCCAGGTTCCGTGTACATTATTATCATATTCATGGCATTCACCACGGCGTCATTCATACTTTCCATTTGTTTACAGGGCACTCTTGGTATCTTAAACCAGGACCCGAATAATTTCCAAAATGACAAATTCACATTAATACAGGCAAAAGTGGGCAGTGGCTTTATTATCACTTGCGTTAGGTATGCCATGCAAGTTTCGGTTGTCATTATCACAGCTGCCTTGCTGTGTCTAAACAttccaaaaaggaaaaagaagaaacggCAAGCGTCTGATGAAATCTCAGAATACGAGGAAGCCAACGGTAAAATGTTCGATACAACTTTACCTCCAGTAGAGTTTACGGTAGACGAAGAGGGCAATGATACATTTGGAGTATAA
- the ERV41 gene encoding Erv41p (similar to Saccharomyces cerevisiae ERV41 (YML067C); ancestral locus Anc_4.330) — translation MNILTAKTEEQYKQKSSKGGLTSILTYLFLIFIAYSEFGSYFGGYLDQQYIVDSELREDVELNLDVFVHMPCDFIHVNVRDSTFDRKIVSEELKFEDMPFFIPYDTKVNDIPEIITPEMDEILGEAIPASFREKVDMRLYYDENDPDTHHHLPEFNGCHIFGSIPVNRVRGEFQITAKGLGYRDMNAAPKEKINFAHVINEWSFGDFYPYIDNPLDATAKFDKDDPLTAFVYYLSVVPTIYQKLGAEVDTNQYSVSEYRFNSTDKTFRDTGYVPGIFFRYNFESLSIVMTDRRLSFLQFIVRLVAIMSFAVYIASWIFILTDTLLVYFMGPKWSLRYQPEVQSHGILEGKR, via the coding sequence ATGAATATATTAACAGCCAAAACGGAGGAACAGTATAAGCAGAAGTCGTCTAAGGGGGGACTGACATCCATCCTAACGTATCTGTTTCTGATATTTATTGCCTATAGTGAGTTTGGGAGTTATTTTGGAGGGTACCTTGATCAGCAGTACATCGTTGACTCTGAATTGCGAGAAGATGTAGAGCTGAACTTGgatgtttttgttcacaTGCCGTGCGATTTTATCCATGTAAATGTGAGAGACTCCACGTTTGACCGGAAGATTGTTTCTGAGGAACTGAAGTTTGAAGACATGCCCTTCTTTATACCTTACGACACCAAAGTGAATGATATTCCAGAGATAATTACTCCAGAAATGGATGAAATTCTCGGTGAGGCTATCCCAGCAAGTTTTAGAGAAAAGGTGGATATGAGACTGTACTACGACGAGAATGACCCCGACACTCATCACCATCTGCCAGAATTCAACGGCTGTCATATTTTTGGGTCTATCCCTGTCAATCGTGTTAGAGGTGAGTTCCAAATCACTGCTAAGGGATTAGGCTATAGAGATATGAATGCTGCCCCCAAGGAAAAGATAAACTTTGCGCATGTGATAAACGAGTGGTCATTTGGTGACTTTTATCCATATATCGATAATCCTTTGGACGCCACCGCGAAGTTTGATAAAGATGACCCTCTTACCGCCTTCGTGTACTATCTTTCAGTGGTTCCCACCATCTATCAAAAGCTTGGTGCTGAAGTTGATACCAACCAGTATTCTGTCAGTGAGTACCGTTTCAATAGTACTGATAAGACTTTCAGAGACACTGGGTACGTTCCTGGCATCTTTTTTAGAtataattttgaaagtttgtCCATTGTGATGACCGATAGGAGGTTGTCTTTTCTGCAGTTTATTGTTAGACTTGTTGCCATCATGTCGTTTGCCGTATACATTGCTTCATGGATATTCATTTTAACAGATACTCTATTGGTATATTTTATGGGACCAAAATGGTCATTGCGTTACCAGCCTGAAGTTCAATCCCACGGTATATTAGAGGGCAAAAGATAG
- the ITT1 gene encoding RBR-type E3 ubiquitin transferase (similar to Saccharomyces cerevisiae ITT1 (YML068W); ancestral locus Anc_4.332), translated as MSSHNLRLERDLEILVDMYPELQTLQENKTLTGTLPFNIQSGQEDVRVTYNNEPDVKLEKLPNNVLKFKICPLEKYPNLLNGISLELESPWMGEEDKSEILHAIRHEFGHLTDPSNESFDIDTPLLMLIFGFLLNDCGCLLFPNNERKCQTKEEYDNYKELLNVLDEEERSKTNFHCCICMETQKGDKMIKFPCSSKSHFLCVACTKNYYTTMIDEGRITNVRCPECKFDDLDLSNFQSFSQLKRALFTPAIPFDFFDGILTDEVCKRYEALFFAQNATKLSKYSPYACTTCPRCGKWCIKNDLDDVLMNCTQCDFTFCFDCLHSWHGYNNACGRKVLIASETLEEYLDKELTDQRKKELEIQFGKRILELASSEYTADKLLELAIQEEGSDLQRCPNCRLVVQRSEGCNRMKCEVCGSLFCYLCGLSLYVDDCYEHFRNLRSPCYGKLFEGMPGTQDA; from the coding sequence ATGTCATCTCATAACTTACGACTAGAAAGGGACCTCGAAATCCTAGTTGATATGTACCCGGAACTCCaaactttgcaagaaaataaGACTCTAACAGGTACTTTGCCTTTCAATATTCAATCGGGACAAGAAGACGTTCGCGTTACATATAATAATGAGCCCGATgtgaaactggagaagCTTCCCAATAATGTTTTAAAGTTCAAAATATGTCCCTTGGAGAAATATCCTAATTTACTGAATGGAATTAGTCTTGAACTTGAATCTCCTTGGATGGGGGAGGAGGACAAATCGGAAATACTTCATGCGATACGACACGAGTTTGGCCATCTGACTGATCCAAGTAATGAAAGTTTTGATATAGACACACCTCTTCTGATGCTTATATTTGGGTTTCTCCTGAATGATTGTGGGTGCCTGCTGTTTCCAAATAATGAAAGAAAGTGCcaaaccaaagaagaatatGATAACTATAAAGAACTCCTCAACGTTCttgatgaggaggaaagaaGTAAGACGAACTTCCACTGCTGTATTTGTATGGAAACCCAGAAGGGAGACAAAATGATTAAATTTCCGTGTTCAAGTAAATCCCACTTCCTCTGCGTCGCTTGTACAAAAAATTACTACACTACAATGATTGATGAAGGGAGGATTACCAATGTGAGATGCCCAGAATGTAAATTTGACGATCTAGATCTATCGAACTTTCAGAGTTTCTCGCAGCTAAAACGAGCGTTATTTACTCCGGCAATCCCCTTTGATTTTTTCGATGGAATATTAACGGATGAAGTCTGTAAACGATACGAAGCTTTGTTTTTTGCTCAGAATGCTACGAAACTGTCCAAATATTCTCCATATGCATGCACCACCTGTCCGAGATGCGGTAAGTGGTGCATTAAGAATGATTTGGATGATGTACTAATGAATTGTACTCAGTGTGATTTTACATTTTGCTTCGACTGCCTCCATTCGTGGCATGGTTACAATAATGCATGTGGAAGGAAGGTTTTGATTGCATCTGAAACTTTGGAGGAGTATTTGGACAAAGAGTTGACGGATCAGAGAAAAAAGGAACTTGAAATCCAGTTTGGGAAACGAATACTCGAGTTGGCCTCTAGCGAGTACACAGCAGATAAACTTTTGGAGTTGGCAATTCAGGAGGAAGGCTCTgatcttcaaagatgtcCAAATTGTAGACTAGTGGTACAGAGGAGTGAGGGTTGTAACAGAATGAAGTGTGAAGTTTGTGGATCTTTGTTCTGTTATTTATGCGGGTTATCTTTGTATGTCGATGACTGCTACGAGCATTTCAGGAACCTGAGGTCGCCATGTTACGGCAAATTATTTGAAGGTATGCCCGGGACCCAGGATGCATAA
- the POB3 gene encoding FACT complex subunit POB3 (similar to Saccharomyces cerevisiae POB3 (YML069W); ancestral locus Anc_4.333) codes for MSTDFDRIYLNQSKFGGRFRIADSGLGWKPATSGGSAAAAQLRQPFLLPATELSAIQWSRGARGYELKINTKNQGVLQLDGFTPEDFNLVKGDFHRRFNIQLEHKEHSLRGWNWGKTDLARNELVFALNGKPTFEIPYSRINNTNLTAKNEVGIEFNLQDENYQPAGDELVEMRFYIPGVIADNETDGSIPAAAEGDSQTPTEKTVAESFYEELRERADIGETAGDVIVSFQDIFFATPRGRYDVDIYKDTIRLRGKTYEYKLQYRQIQRIVSLPKADDIHHLLVLAIDPPLRQGQTSYPFLVLQFQNEEETEVQLNIDDDEYEAHYKDKLKKHYDAKTHIVISHVLKGLTDRRVIIPGEYKSKYEQCAVSCSYKANEGYLYPLDNAFFFLTKPTLYIPFSDVSSVNISRAGQTSTSARTFDLEVVLRMNRGSTTFGNISKEEQQLLEQFLKSKGLRVKNEEKEAQERLQTALGSDSDEDGDINMGSAGEDDESVDEDFHVSSGGEDDDVAEEFNSDASMSDDGDDAELSGDGSNRPSKKPKTE; via the coding sequence ATGAGCACCGACTTTGATCGTATTTATCTGAACCAGTCTAAGTTTGGTGGTAGGTTCCGTATTGCAGATTCCGGTCTCGGTTGGAAACCGGCGACTAGTGGTGGttccgctgctgctgcccaGTTGAGACAGCCATTCCTGTTGCCAGCCACAGAGTTGTCCGCTATCCAGTGGAGCAGGGGCGCGAGAGGCTACGAATTGAAGATCAACACAAAAAATCAGGGTGTTTTGCAACTGGACGGGTTCACGCCGGAAGATTTCAACTTGGTCAAAGGTGATTTCCACCGGAGGTTCAACATCCAATTGGAACATAAGGAGCACTCACTTAGAGGGTGGAACTGGGGGAAGACAGACCTTGCCAGGAATGAACTGGTATTTGCTCTGAATGGGAAACCAACCTTTGAAATCCCATACTCCAGGATTAACAACACCAATCTGACTGCCAAAAACGAGGTTGGTATTGAATTCAACCTACAAGATGAGAACTATCAACCTGCTGGGGATGAGCTTGTGGAAATGAGATTCTATATTCCAGGTGTTATTGCAGACAACGAGACGGATGGTTCCATCCCCGCGGCAGCGGAAGGTGACTCGCAGACTCCTACTGAGAAGACTGTAGCTGAATCCTTTTACGAGGAGTTGAGGGAGAGGGCCGACATAGGTGAAACAGCAGGGGATGTCATTGTTTCCTTCCAGGACATCTTCTTTGCAACACCTAGAGGCCGTTATGATGTCGACATTTACAAGGACACTATAAGATTGAGAGGTAAGACGTACGAGTACAAACTACAATACcgtcaaattcaaagaatcgTTTCTTTGCCCAAGGCAGATGACATCCATCACTTGCTTGTCCTTGCCATCGATCCACCATTGCGTCAAGGTCAAACCTCGTACCCATTTTTGGTGCTCCAGTTCCAaaacgaggaggaaactGAGGTACAGTTAAAcattgatgatgatgagtACGAGGCACATTACAAggacaagttgaagaaacatTACGACGCAAAGACCCATATCGTGATCAGTCACGTCTTGAAGGGACTCACGGACCGCAGGGTCATCATTCCAGGTGAATATAAATCCAAATATGAACAGTGTGCAGTTTCGTGTTCCTACAAGGCAAATGAGGGCTACCTGTATCCGTTGGATAacgccttcttctttttgacaAAACCAACCCTATATATCCCGTTCTCAGATGTCAGCTCAGTGAACATCTCTAGAGCTGGTCAGACGTCTACATCGGCAAGAACTTTTGATCTGGAGGTGGTGCTACGTATGAATAGAGGTTCGACCACGTTTGGTAACATTAGCAAAGAGGAGCAACAGTTattggaacagttcttgAAATCAAAGGGATTGAGAGTAAAGaatgaggagaaggaagCACAGGAAAGGCTACAGACTGCATTGGGATCGGACAGCGACGAGGACGGTGATATTAATATGGGGTCTGCCGGCGAGGACGATGAATCGGTTGATGAAGATTTCCACGTGAGTTCTGGTGgtgaagatgatgacgtCGCAGAGGAATTCAACTCGGATGCCTCTATGAGCGACGACGGCGATGACGCTGAACTTTCCGGCGACGGAAGTAACAGACCCTCCAAAAAACCTAAAACCGAATGA
- the DAK1 gene encoding dihydroxyacetone kinase (similar to Saccharomyces cerevisiae DAK1 (YML070W); ancestral locus Anc_4.334): protein MKSFEVTDPIGTALRGFALANPQLRLLPEERVLYRSSDPNAVALLAGGGSGHEPTHAGFVGNGMLTGAVCGDIFASPSTGQILKGIEVLAEANSNKGVLLIVKNYTGDVLHFGLSAERARSLGIDCQVVTVGDDVAVGREKGAMVGRRALAGTVLVHKITGAFAQLHSAEHGLQGTAQVAQLVTDNLVTIGASLDHCKVPGRKFETELNNNQMELGMGIHNEPGVQTLEPIPATEDLICNYMLPKLLDPNDADRAFVPFDKNDEVLLLVNNLGGVSNFIISSITAISVDLLEKHHGITPKKVIAGTVMTAFNGNGFSITLLNLSRANKTLQQKFPGVTDIESLVNLRTDAPGWPIGVFEPRDPPKVNRDLLQTKTQVKAVGSYDFDQLSRWMQAGAKEVIKCEPHITSLDTQVGDGDCGYTLVAGVKGITEDLPNFAGSTLSETVSQISENIEKAMGGTSGGLYSILVSGFSHGLISLLKAKDDPVTKETVAAALQTSLETLYKYTRARKGSSTMVDALEPFVKEFAASRDFHKAVDAADKGAKSTATFSAKFGRASYVGDSANVEDPGAVGLVAFLRGIEQAM from the coding sequence ATGAAGTCCTTTGAAGTTACAGATCCAATTGGTACCGCCTTGAGAGGGTTTGCTTTGGCGAACCCTCAGTTGCGGTTACTCCCTGAAGAAAGGGTCCTCTACCGTAGCAGTGACCCCAATGCGGTTGCACTGCTTGCTGGTGGTGGATCCGGTCATGAGCCAACACATGCCGGGTTCGTGGGCAACGGGATGCTTACCGGTGCTGTCTGTGGTGATATCTTTGCAAGTCCAAGCACGGGGCAAATCTTGAAGGGGATTGAAGTTCTTGCCGAGGCGAATTCGAACAAGGGTGTCCTTCTGATTGTGAAGAACTACACTGGGGACGTGCTGCACTTTGGTCTGTCCGCGGAGAGAGCCCGCTCTTTGGGGATAGATTGCCAAGTGGTCACTGTAGGGGACGATGTCGCCGTCGGTAGGGAGAAAGGTGCCATGGTTGGTCGCAGAGCGCTTGCTGGGACTGTCCTTGTCCACAAAATTACTGGTGCGTTTGCCCAACTGCATTCTGCTGAACACGGACTTCAAGGAACAGCACAGGTGGCCCAATTGGTCACTGATAATCTGGTGACCATCGGTGCCTCCCTCGACCACTGCAAAGTGCCTGGAAGGAAGTTTGAGACtgaattgaacaacaaTCAGATGGAACTTGGAATGGGTATCCACAATGAACCAGGTGTGCAAACTTTGGAGCCGATTCCAGCCACGGAGGACCTGATTTGCAACTACATGTTGCCCAAGTTGTTGGACCCCAACGACGCCGACAGAGCATTTGTGCCCTTCGACAAGAACGACGAAGTTCTTCTGTTGGTGAATAATCTGGGTGGTGTCTCCAATTTCATCATATCCTCGATTACGGCTATTTCAGTTGACCTCTTGGAGAAGCACCACGGGATTACCCCAAAGAAAGTCATTGCAGGGACCGTGATGACTGCATTCAACGGTAACGGGTTTAGCATCACTCTCTTGAATTTGTCCCgggcgaacaagaccctgCAACAGAAATTCCCAGGCGTCACCGATATTGAATCATTGGTTAATCTACGCACAGATGCGCCTGGTTGGCCAATTGGTGTTTTTGAACCAAGGGACCCTCCAAAGGTTAACCGTGATCTACTGCAAACAAAGACTCAAGTGAAAGCTGTAGGCTCCTACGATTTTGACCAACTCTCCCGCTGGATGCAAGCAGGTGCTAAGGAGGTCATCAAGTGCGAACCCCATATCACCTCCTTGGACACACAAGTTGGTGATGGTGACTGTGGGTACACTCTGGTCGCCGGTGTCAAGGGGATCACCGAGGATTTGCCCAACTTTGCGGGCTCCACTCTTTCTGAGACCGTGTCTCAAATTTCAGAAAACATCGAGAAAGCCATGGGTGGGACTTCTGGTGGGCTGTACTCCATCCTAGTTTCCGGTTTCTCCCATGGGTTAATAAGCTTGTTGAAGGCAAAGGATGACCCTGTCACGAAGGAAACAGTTGCCGCTGCACTGCAGACATCGCTGGAGACTTTGTACAAGTACACGAGGGCAAGGAAGGGTTCATCCACAATGGTGGATGCATTGGAACCGTTTGTCAAGGAGTTTGCCGCCTCTAGGGACTTCCACAAAGCGGTGGATGCCGCCGACAAGGGTGCCAAGTCGACTGCCACTTTCTCTGCCAAATTTGGTAGGGCCTCCTACGTCGGCGACTCTGCCAACGTAGAGGACCCAGGTGCCGTAGGTCTTGTTGCATTCCTACGTGGTATCGAACAGGCTATGTAA